A genomic segment from Streptomyces sp. NBC_01233 encodes:
- a CDS encoding serine hydrolase domain-containing protein: MDDLSEDLELLPATRRALRHRIAVAQSAGRAPSVVAAVVRGGEVVWEGSRTSVEGHGPDGNVQYRIGSITKTFTAVLVMRLRDEGLLRLSDPLERHLPATGAGEVTIAQLLAHTGGLAAETPGEWWERTPGELRPELADVLGDEPFAHSPGSRHHYSNPGYTLLGSLVEALRGQPWEEVLRAEVLEPLGLDRTGGQPQAPHAGGWAVHPWADVMMPEPLEDLGLMAPAGQLWSTTRDLARFADFLLHGDERVLSADSVREMRTPAAPAEPGFADLGYGLGMQLTADGERRLAGHSGSLPGFVAGLWLSEADDVAAVVLANCTSGLPAATVAAELVGIVADAEPRFPRPWRPFLESDRVPLELCGPWYWGTSAQVVRLTAEGLLELGPVGATGRTARFRAEPDGTWTGLSGYYAGETLRAVRRGDGSVSHLDLASFVFTREPYDPEAPVPGGVDPRGWRGIG; this comes from the coding sequence TGGATGATCTTTCTGAGGACCTGGAACTTCTCCCTGCCACCCGGCGTGCCCTCAGACACCGGATCGCCGTCGCGCAGAGCGCCGGGCGGGCGCCGTCCGTCGTGGCGGCCGTCGTGCGCGGCGGGGAGGTGGTCTGGGAGGGATCTCGGACCTCGGTCGAGGGGCACGGTCCGGACGGGAACGTTCAGTACCGGATCGGCTCGATCACCAAGACCTTCACGGCTGTTCTGGTGATGCGCCTGCGGGACGAGGGACTCCTGCGGCTCTCGGATCCGCTGGAGAGGCACCTGCCGGCGACGGGCGCCGGTGAGGTGACCATCGCTCAGTTGCTGGCCCACACCGGCGGACTGGCGGCCGAGACCCCCGGCGAGTGGTGGGAGCGCACCCCCGGCGAACTGCGGCCCGAGCTCGCCGACGTCCTGGGCGACGAGCCGTTCGCCCACTCGCCGGGAAGCCGCCACCACTACTCCAACCCGGGCTACACCCTGCTGGGTTCGCTGGTGGAGGCGCTGCGCGGGCAGCCCTGGGAAGAGGTACTGCGGGCCGAGGTGCTGGAGCCCCTGGGGCTGGACCGCACGGGCGGGCAGCCGCAGGCCCCGCACGCGGGCGGCTGGGCGGTGCACCCGTGGGCGGACGTGATGATGCCCGAGCCGCTGGAGGACCTGGGGCTGATGGCCCCGGCGGGACAACTGTGGTCCACGACCAGGGACCTGGCCCGGTTCGCAGACTTTCTGCTGCACGGTGACGAGCGGGTCCTGAGCGCGGATTCCGTACGGGAGATGCGCACACCGGCGGCGCCTGCGGAGCCCGGTTTCGCCGACCTCGGCTACGGGCTGGGGATGCAGCTGACGGCCGACGGCGAGCGGAGGCTCGCGGGTCACAGCGGATCTCTGCCCGGTTTCGTCGCGGGGCTGTGGCTGAGCGAGGCGGACGACGTGGCGGCGGTGGTGTTGGCGAACTGCACCTCGGGGCTCCCGGCCGCGACGGTGGCCGCGGAACTCGTCGGGATCGTGGCGGACGCCGAACCCCGGTTCCCGAGGCCGTGGCGGCCCTTCCTGGAGTCGGACCGGGTGCCGCTGGAGCTGTGCGGCCCCTGGTACTGGGGGACTTCGGCGCAGGTGGTGCGGCTGACGGCGGAGGGGCTGCTGGAGCTGGGCCCGGTGGGCGCGACCGGGCGCACGGCCCGCTTCCGGGCCGAGCCGGACGGCACCTGGACCGGACTGTCCGGCTACTACGCGGGTGAGACGTTGCGGGCGGTGCGCCGCGGGGACGGCTCGGTGAGCCACCTCGATCTGGCGTCCTTCGTGTTCACGCGCGAGCCGTACGACCCCGAGGCTCCGGTGCCCGGCGGGGTGGACCCGCGGGGCTGGCGGGGCATCGGCTGA